One Myxocyprinus asiaticus isolate MX2 ecotype Aquarium Trade chromosome 20, UBuf_Myxa_2, whole genome shotgun sequence genomic region harbors:
- the LOC127411326 gene encoding methylmalonate-semialdehyde dehydrogenase [acylating], mitochondrial isoform X1 encodes MAATLMRSVLKRRVPLQMGCQCYSSVPITKMFIDGKFVESKSSEWLDIHNPATNEVIGRVPKATQEEMLAAVDSCSRVYHTWSETSILSRQQIFLRYQQLIKDNIKELAKLITLEQGKTLADAEGDVFRGLQVVEHTCSITSLMLGETLPSITKDMDTYTYLLPIGVCAGITPFNFPAMIPLWMFPMGMVCGNTYLLKPSERVPGCAMMLAKLLQDAGAPDGTLNVIHGQHAAVNFICDHPAIKAISFVGSNQAGEYIYERGSKNGKRVQSNMGAKNHGVVMPDANKENTLNQLVGAAFGAAGQRCMALSTAILVGEARNWLPELVERAKSLRVNAGDQPGADVGPLISPQARDRVNSLIQSGVDEGAKVLLDGRNVKVKGYENGNFVGPTIISDVTPEMKCYQEEIFGPVLVVLEADSLDDAIKIVNNNLYGNGTAIFTTSGAAARKYSHEVDVGQIGVNVPIPVPLPMFSFTGSRGSFRGDTNFYGKQGIQFYTQIKTVTSQWKAEDATLKSPAVTMPTMGR; translated from the exons ATGGCAGCGACATTAATGCGTTCTGTTCTAAAAAGGAGG GTTCCTCTTCAGATGGGATGCCAGTGTTACTCCTCTGTG cCCATTACCAAGATGTTCATTGATGGAAAGTTTGTAGAATCCAAGAGTTCAGAATGGTTGGACATTCACAATCCA GCCACCAACGAGGTCATTGGCCGAGTACCAAAGGCCACACAGGAGGAGATGTTGGCCGCTGTGGACTCATGCTCACGGGTGTACCACACCTGGTCTGAAACTTCCATCCTGTCTcgccagcagatcttcctccgcTACCAGCAGCTCATTAAAGACAATATT AAAGAGCTGGCCAAGTTAATAACTCTGGAGCAGGGTAAAACCCTGGCTGATGCTGAGGGCGACGTATTCAGAGGACTGC AGGTTGTAGAGCACACATGCAGCATTACATCCCTTATGCTGGGCGAGACTCTCCCCTCTATCACTAAAGACATGGACACATATACATATCTCTTGCCCATTGGCGTGTGTGCCGGTATCACCCCCTTCAACTTCCCTGCCATGATTCCTCTGTGGATGTTCCCAATGGGCATGGTGTGTGGCAATACCTATCTGCTGAAACCATCCGAAAGAGTCCCTGGCTGTGCCATGATGCTGGCAAAACTGCTGCAGGACGCCGGTGCTCCAGATGGAACATTAAACGTCATTCACGGACAGCATGCCG CTGTGAACTTCATCTGTGACCATCCTGCCATAAAAGCAATCAGTTTCGTAGGCTCCAACCAGGCTGGCGAGTACATCTATGAGAGAGGCTCCAAAAACGGCAAGAGAGTGCAAAGCAACATG GGGGCGAAGAATCATGGTGTTGTGATGCCTGATGCCAACAAAGAGAACACACTGAACCAGCTGGTTGGTGCTGCTTTTGGAGCAGCAGGTCAGAGATGTATGGCACTCTCCACTGCTATCCTTGTAGGAGAGGCACGAAACTGGCTGCCTGAACTGGTTGAACGTGCAAAGAGTCTCCGTGTCAATGCAG GTGACCAGCCTGGAGCTGACGTGGGACCTCTCATCTCCCCGCAGGCAAGAGACCGCGTGAACAGCCTTATTCAGAGTGGCGTGGATGAGGGCGCCAAGGTGCTTCTTGACGGCAGGAATGTGAAGGTCAAGGGTTATGAAAACGGGAACTTTGTTGGACCGACCATCATTAGTGATGTCACG CCAGAAATGAAGTGCTATCAGGAGGAGATCTTTGGACCTGTTTTGGTGGTCCTGGAGGCTGACAGCTTGGATGATGCCATCAAAATAGTCAACAATAACCTATACGGCAACGGAACTGCCATCTTTACCACCAGTGGTGCCGCAGCACGTAAATACTCGCATGAAGTTGATGTCGGTCAG ATTGGAGTTAATGTACCAATCCCTGTCCCCCTGCCCATGTTTTCATTCACTGGTTCCAGAGGCTCATTTAGGGGCGACACCAATTTCTATGGAAAGCAA GGCATCCAGTTCTACACACAGATAAAAACTGTCACTTCACAGTGGAAGGCAGAAGATGCTACATTGAAATCTCCTGCTGTTACCATGCCAACAATGGGACGTTAA
- the LOC127411326 gene encoding methylmalonate-semialdehyde dehydrogenase [acylating], mitochondrial isoform X2, translating to MFIDGKFVESKSSEWLDIHNPATNEVIGRVPKATQEEMLAAVDSCSRVYHTWSETSILSRQQIFLRYQQLIKDNIKELAKLITLEQGKTLADAEGDVFRGLQVVEHTCSITSLMLGETLPSITKDMDTYTYLLPIGVCAGITPFNFPAMIPLWMFPMGMVCGNTYLLKPSERVPGCAMMLAKLLQDAGAPDGTLNVIHGQHAAVNFICDHPAIKAISFVGSNQAGEYIYERGSKNGKRVQSNMGAKNHGVVMPDANKENTLNQLVGAAFGAAGQRCMALSTAILVGEARNWLPELVERAKSLRVNAGDQPGADVGPLISPQARDRVNSLIQSGVDEGAKVLLDGRNVKVKGYENGNFVGPTIISDVTPEMKCYQEEIFGPVLVVLEADSLDDAIKIVNNNLYGNGTAIFTTSGAAARKYSHEVDVGQIGVNVPIPVPLPMFSFTGSRGSFRGDTNFYGKQGIQFYTQIKTVTSQWKAEDATLKSPAVTMPTMGR from the exons ATGTTCATTGATGGAAAGTTTGTAGAATCCAAGAGTTCAGAATGGTTGGACATTCACAATCCA GCCACCAACGAGGTCATTGGCCGAGTACCAAAGGCCACACAGGAGGAGATGTTGGCCGCTGTGGACTCATGCTCACGGGTGTACCACACCTGGTCTGAAACTTCCATCCTGTCTcgccagcagatcttcctccgcTACCAGCAGCTCATTAAAGACAATATT AAAGAGCTGGCCAAGTTAATAACTCTGGAGCAGGGTAAAACCCTGGCTGATGCTGAGGGCGACGTATTCAGAGGACTGC AGGTTGTAGAGCACACATGCAGCATTACATCCCTTATGCTGGGCGAGACTCTCCCCTCTATCACTAAAGACATGGACACATATACATATCTCTTGCCCATTGGCGTGTGTGCCGGTATCACCCCCTTCAACTTCCCTGCCATGATTCCTCTGTGGATGTTCCCAATGGGCATGGTGTGTGGCAATACCTATCTGCTGAAACCATCCGAAAGAGTCCCTGGCTGTGCCATGATGCTGGCAAAACTGCTGCAGGACGCCGGTGCTCCAGATGGAACATTAAACGTCATTCACGGACAGCATGCCG CTGTGAACTTCATCTGTGACCATCCTGCCATAAAAGCAATCAGTTTCGTAGGCTCCAACCAGGCTGGCGAGTACATCTATGAGAGAGGCTCCAAAAACGGCAAGAGAGTGCAAAGCAACATG GGGGCGAAGAATCATGGTGTTGTGATGCCTGATGCCAACAAAGAGAACACACTGAACCAGCTGGTTGGTGCTGCTTTTGGAGCAGCAGGTCAGAGATGTATGGCACTCTCCACTGCTATCCTTGTAGGAGAGGCACGAAACTGGCTGCCTGAACTGGTTGAACGTGCAAAGAGTCTCCGTGTCAATGCAG GTGACCAGCCTGGAGCTGACGTGGGACCTCTCATCTCCCCGCAGGCAAGAGACCGCGTGAACAGCCTTATTCAGAGTGGCGTGGATGAGGGCGCCAAGGTGCTTCTTGACGGCAGGAATGTGAAGGTCAAGGGTTATGAAAACGGGAACTTTGTTGGACCGACCATCATTAGTGATGTCACG CCAGAAATGAAGTGCTATCAGGAGGAGATCTTTGGACCTGTTTTGGTGGTCCTGGAGGCTGACAGCTTGGATGATGCCATCAAAATAGTCAACAATAACCTATACGGCAACGGAACTGCCATCTTTACCACCAGTGGTGCCGCAGCACGTAAATACTCGCATGAAGTTGATGTCGGTCAG ATTGGAGTTAATGTACCAATCCCTGTCCCCCTGCCCATGTTTTCATTCACTGGTTCCAGAGGCTCATTTAGGGGCGACACCAATTTCTATGGAAAGCAA GGCATCCAGTTCTACACACAGATAAAAACTGTCACTTCACAGTGGAAGGCAGAAGATGCTACATTGAAATCTCCTGCTGTTACCATGCCAACAATGGGACGTTAA